The nucleotide sequence ATCATAAGTATTTACTGTTAattctatatctatatctaaaACGGCTTTCATTCATATTTCTCAGCTGGGTGTTGAGATACGGATATATCTCAGTTTTCTCGGCTCCGTGGAGCTTTCGCTGTTAACCGCGAAAAAGCTTTTAGTGGTTgtcatgttgctgttgttggttttATCTTAGTTGATGTTaagtaaaaatgtattttatgtatttttctGCATTTTCTACGGCTGCGGCTGCTGTCAATATGTTTTTGCTTGCATTTATGCAcgttatgtatgtatattcaaTGACGCTTAATCACAgatcaattttttaaaatttcatttgactTAGAAGTTAAGAAACAAAACACATCCTACACATGGACTAAATAATTACCGTCTCTGGTTGGTTTTTGGGCTTTTTGGCATGGACAACTTAGtggacatacatatatgtatatggtatGGGATCGGAGAGGCTGGATAATAAAAGCAGTACACGAATAGAGGATAAATTATACATCGATTTAGCCACTAAATCAATATACTGGTTCTAAATGTTAAgataacttaacttaacttttttttttgtgttttgtgttaaTCATTGCAGTCTCAAATTGTTTATGGGCTTTGCTATATAAAGAGGAGAACATAGGGATTGTTGGGCCGCTGGCCACGATATGGCTTTTGAAGCCCCTTGGTGTGCGGTATAAAAAATAGTATTTCGATTTTACTTTCTATGTGGATCTCGGGGTCTCCGTCGACCAGCGGTGAATACTTGAGAGAGCAGAGCTTATTGGGGGGAGAAAGAGCGCGCAGATCATAGTGGATCACATCAGATCAGTTGGGCAGGATACTCCATTTCACTTCTGGAGTAGACTTTCACAGCTGCTGCTGAGATTTGGCAACGACTTGAAACTGAGCCGCGAGCGATCCACCTGGGCGTCCGAGGGACCGTAGCCCCTGctgctcttgctgctgctgacccCATTCACTCCGCGGTCAAAGGATGAGGAGATCACAAGCTGATGGGAATTCCGCTGCttctgctggctgctggcatAGGCGGCAGGTGGTGATAGTGGCGATGTGGGCAGGTCGATATCCAGCACGGTATCCGCTTCGCCGGCCTTCAGCTTGGGATCCGAGTAGCGACGTAGTTCCTCCTTCGTCGGCTGACCACCTAAACAATCAGTGGTGCAGCAACCAATGGGCAAATCAACGCCCATTATCCCAGAGTGACGGTAGTCGATCTTTGGCGGCGTGCTGTAATCGTAAGGATGTACGGCAGTATCGGGACCCACGCTGGTCTGATCGCTCAGCACATCGCGGTTCTCGAGAAAGATGGACGAGTTGGAGTAGCGCTTTGTCTGGTGCGGCTTGTAAACAAATCCGCCTAGCCCGTTGGCTACTGCATGCGATACTCCGGAACTGATCGAGGGTGCCTTGTGCTCGCCACTACCTGCAAGCAAATATGGATTAGCGATATGTATAATTATATAGCAATAAAAGGCATTCACCACTAAAGCTGCTTAATTGCAGAGCGTGCTCGCGGCCTGTATCCGTGGAAATGCCGCTGGCACTGAGATCCTGCCGTGATCCGGCGCACAGATCCGTAGCAGAGCCGCGACTAGAGCCCTCCGAATGCTCCAGCACGTTGTGTATGGAGTCGTGGAAGGGCGTCATGCTGCCCGATCCCTGAGGACAGGGTCGGAATGATGAGATCTGCGAGACCACATCATCGAGGGCCCAGTCGCGATCGTAATTGTGCTGTGACTGCGAGCACTCGATATTGGCGGCCACCGCCACTTGGCCCAATTGCTGGCCGCTCTGCTGCATCTGCTGGTGCCGCTGGTGGCCATGTCCGTCCTCCGTCTGCGTGCAggcactgctgctgctgtgcggCACCTCTAGTTCAGCGGCCATTTGAAGCATATGATGTGGCGAGGCATTTAGTAGGCGCTGCATTTGCTGATGTAGACCCATTTCGGCACCGCCGCCACCATTATCCATTGATGCACAGTTTGCCTCGTGGGCACAGTATCCTCCGGCTGCACCGCTGGCATTGATCTCCACTGCTCCGCTCGTCGATCCGGCATGAGCCAGTGGCTCACTGAAGTGCTGATGATGGGCGGCCACTGGGGATGGAGGTGCCACTGGATGTATCTTTTCTGGAGCATTCTGAATCAGTAGAATTCTGTAAGACAATTGTTACATCATCAGCACAAAGTGAATTGTTTCGCATAATTGAGTTTATAGTAACATTGTTATTGACCCGAAGTTTGTGTATTCAGAAAAGCTCTCAAATGACTGTAAAATCACGCCTTTTGCATTAAAATAGTGAACATGTTTAtgtaaaataatacaaacagctAGCATTGGTTAGCCAAGCTAGTAAATAATATTCAAGTTACTTAAACCAATTGAATCGAATCTTTCGCCTAAATAAACTATAGCCTTTGCATTGCATTGTTTACACAATACTCTCTTATTGATTTAGACAAGATTGATTTACACATACTGTGAGAATAGATAAATCGCAATTGTGGAAAAACCTTAATTTAAATAGGGTTatatctaattttttttttatgagaATGCCTTTAGCACAGGGTAATAagcaaataagcaaataaaactgGCTTATTAATCCGAAAACGCATACGAGTACAATTAAATGGCAGACTACTACTAACAAGACCTCAAACAATGGAATGCTGAATAGAAAATTCCGATTAGAATACGGTTGTGTGATTCTCCGtcaaatagaaattaaataacGAGATTGGCATCTCCCCATTTGTATGAATTTTTTCACATTATAAAGTTGCAAATTGCGCTAAAGATTCCTTTGAATATAATTGCAGTGAAATCTAATCCaagtatatttataattacaaTTACCACTGGAACCTTTTTTTAGTTGTAGTAAAATATTTCGACTTTGTTATATGGAACtaattaactaattaaacCCTTGCCAGCTTGACATATTATTTCTGGTGTAGTATATCAGTAGTTAATAATTGGAATCCGAATCAGCTAAATGATTCATAATCCCCACAACTAATGATCATGACCTGTTGCGTGCTTTCCAACGGTGACAGAGGTGAAGATATGCCTTGCACTGGATATACATAAAAACTATTCCGCCGGTAAGGCCCACGGTGACAACGGCCAGCTTTGTCCAGAAGGGCCAGTCTGAAATGGCGAGAAAATAGGTAATTAGAATCCGTAAAGAATAACAAACAGTCGGCACATTATGAGCACGAGTTCGGGCAGGTCAGGTAATTATATAATTACGGATTGTGCCGAGCGGTTAATCGACCTGACGACCGAACCCCAAGTATTAAGTATACCTATTAGGCCACGCTGGACATCGTCGGCGGCCCGCTCGATGAGCACACACAGGGACCAGATGACGCACAGGGCTGCGGCGCAATGGAACAGCACGGAGTAGCACAGCCGCCGCCTTTCAATGCCGGAGATGTCAAGGCTGCGCCACTGTAATTGCCAACACAACCAAGTCCagtccaatccaatccaatccaatccaatcgaTTCCGAAGCCAAACAATGCAAAGACAAAGTGAAATAAATTAGTTGGCATTCAATAAGAAAATGTCACATGTGTGATGAACCCACCTCGTTGAAGGGTTTGATCTTGGTGTGCATGATGAAGGGGAACTTGCACAACTCGCAGGAGTTCGTCTCGGAGGCGGTGAGCCATTGCTGCAAGCACGCTTGGTGCACGTACTTCAGACTGCCGGAGCAATAGCACGGCGTGAGCAGCGGATTCTGCGGATCACTCTCGCAGTGGCAGATGCGGCAGATGTCGCCGCTGTTCTGCGATGCCTGGCTGCTGCCCGAACCGAATCTGGAAGGGATTAGAGCAGGATTAGAAGAAGATCTAAGAAATGAGCAATATGGCATCATACGGGTCTTGCTTTTTTTAGTCTGTATGGCAAAATGTAGGTCATATCACTTTAACTGAAGTATAAGGCTATTTCATGTGCgtttaaatataattgttgCTTCAAAGTCTAGTTTTGTTTATCATTAACATTAGAAGCAATAAATCGTATGAGTTATCCAATGGGTTCATccaaattttttataattaccTAACAGAGCAAGTAGTCATGCATGCTCTAAATCATTAATCAATTCTTATCGAAGCGGATAATGGcgtgtaattaaaatattatatcatAACTTATAGAAATCGAATGTAACTAAACTGGCAAACGCAGccaatgaatatttataagttcTCTTATGAGCAATGCAATCATTCTAACTATTCCTGCTATAATCAAAacatcaattaaaaatataatcgAATTAGGTAAGTCATTAAGTGTGTGCTAATCGCATAAATGTGTCAGAATGGCACTTATCTTAACGAcatttttgctgttttttgaTGGAAAACTTTCCGTGTGCATTTATGAAATCATATCGCATGATCCCATCCCTCAATTTCCATTCATTATTAAGCGTGAATTTAAATAAGTGATGAGTGAGGCACCGATGCAGTTTGTTGCAagtgaaattgaaaagaaGTCATTGACTTTTTTTAGCATGAATGGGATGGGATGTGAAACGTGGGTGAAAATGAGTATATTCAATGAATCACTACGGCAGGGGTTATCATTAAATGTGGTATCAATTAATCTCACGTTCTCATGGTGTGCatatattattgtattttgcttaagatttattaaatttcgtgGTAATTAACTGACAGACATTGCCTTTATAGATCCAAGATAATTAAAGCTATCACTGCATTTTTCCAGTTTTAAAAAGTTGATAGAAGTAAATATAAAGTGGGAACATTGTGCTTTCCCCGCAAAAGGTACACATGCATTTACGTTCACACATATCAATTAAGTTCTGATGTGGTTCCCTTTGGACTGCGGCAAtctggtgctgttgctgttgctggtttATGGCCAAGGCAATTAGTTCCGTGGGCCGCCCTATCATTATGGCTGCCAAACGCCCACTCGGCGGCACCTGCGTGTAGTTTCCAAAAGGGATCTGGACGGTCGGAGAGGAGTATCTAATCTAACTAACGCTGTGAGTGAATGGAGCGAACAACTTTTACTTTCAACCACATGAGTTGCACGGAGAAAAACAAGGATGTATAGGGATATTTTAATATCATAATTGAAATATCTTTTGTATATCAAGAGTAACAACTTTGCACCGGATGTATATcaatattatatattgtatattatatattgtatacaCAGAAGTTGAACTCTTATGTTCCTGTGATGATGAAGTACATTATCTGAAATCGCcatttctaaaatattttcaaaaaatgattCGTATTACTGTTAAGCAATTATAAGCACAGATGAAACACACATTTTTCCTGATAATTTTATAACTTTAAATGTATCAGATTTTTCGTTTGAAAAGAGCATCAACCCAATGACTAATTTCCACTTATTTCGCCACAGTGTGGGATGGCTTCCCATCATCAAAACACCCTTCGCCGCTGCCCCCTGCCAATCTGCACTATCCCAAGTACTTTTCTTCCCTGTTCGTCCGTCTGTATCTGTAGTTTTTAGAGTTCAGTTCAGgcagagctcacacagttcatttacgaaaaaaacatcgacgtaatgctactatcagaaacgcacctcacaaacaaaaacaattttcatataccaggatacttgttctatggtacaaatcatccagatggtaaagctcatggaggcactggaatactc is from Drosophila melanogaster chromosome 3L and encodes:
- the CG4080 gene encoding uncharacterized protein, isoform B, translating into MPCDNAKTSSDIEHVDWNSGQHYANVRFGSGSSQASQNSGDICRICHCESDPQNPLLTPCYCSGSLKYVHQACLQQWLTASETNSCELCKFPFIMHTKIKPFNEWRSLDISGIERRRLCYSVLFHCAAALCVIWSLCVLIERAADDVQRGLIDWPFWTKLAVVTVGLTGGIVFMYIQCKAYLHLCHRWKARNRILLIQNAPEKIHPVAPPSPVAAHHQHFSEPLAHAGSTSGAVEINASGAAGGYCAHEANCASMDNGGGGAEMGLHQQMQRLLNASPHHMLQMAAELEVPHSSSSACTQTEDGHGHQRHQQMQQSGQQLGQVAVAANIECSQSQHNYDRDWALDDVVSQISSFRPCPQGSGSMTPFHDSIHNVLEHSEGSSRGSATDLCAGSRQDLSASGISTDTGREHALQLSSFSGSGEHKAPSISSGVSHAVANGLGGFVYKPHQTKRYSNSSIFLENRDVLSDQTSVGPDTAVHPYDYSTPPKIDYRHSGIMGVDLPIGCCTTDCLGGQPTKEELRRYSDPKLKAGEADTVLDIDLPTSPLSPPAAYASSQQKQRNSHQLVISSSFDRGVNGVSSSKSSRGYGPSDAQVDRSRLSFKSLPNLSSSCESLLQK